Sequence from the Syntrophales bacterium genome:
TCAGCCCGATGATGTCTTTCCAGTAATATTCGTTTTCTTCAAGCGGGGGAAGCCATTGACGTGACAGGTACAGGAGCCGGCCCTTGAGGGGTTCAGCCGCTTCGATGGTGTCGATACCGTCGAAACCGAGAATGAGATTCCTGCCCTGCAGGGTGATACTGTTAATGCGATGTGGGGAGGCGCCTTGGTCGCCGGTACCGATAAGCACCATCTGCCGGTCCTCAAGCATACCGGGCGATTCCATGTACGAAACCGCCTTCACACGGCCCCTGAGGCCCCTGGGCTTTATGATTTTCCCTATAGCTATGAGGTCTTTCAACTATTCAATAATTTCCAGCACCGACCTTTTGTGGAGTTTGGAAGAGGCGGCACTCAGGATCGTTCGCATCGCCTTCGCCGTTTTACCCTGCTTGCCGATTACCTTTCCCAGATCCTCCTTCGTGACCCTCAGTTCAATGACCGATGTCTGTTCACCCACCACCTCAGAAACATCGACTTTGTCAGGATGGTCCACAAGAGCCTGAGCGATATACTTGATCAAATCCTTCATCGTACCACCCTCCATCGTGTCAACCTCCACAGTCTGTTGAATAATAGGGGTATGCCGGCCCGGTTGTTACGGGGTAACCGATGCTTGTTGCCCTGCGACGAATCCTTTCTTTTTTAAGAGGCTGCTCACCGTCGGGGTCGGTTTCGCTCCGCGCGCTAACCAATCCGCGATCCTGTCTTCCTTTATGGTTATGACTGCCGGTTCCTTCAGGGGGTCATAATTGCCCACTATTTCGATGAACTTTCCATCACGGGGAGATTCTCCATCGGCCACGACGATCCTGTAAAAAGGTTTTTTCTTCGTTCCCATCCGTGTAAGTCTGATTTTTGCCGCCATACTGGTAGATTCCTGCCTTGTTCTGATGTATTTTACAAAAGCAATAGTTTCGGGATGTTCAGTGTCCCCCGGTAAAAACAAGTAACACCATTTACTAGCACAAATAAAGGGCAATTAAAAGGGGAAATTCCCCCTCGACAGAGATTTGCGACCACCCTTCGTCAGTTTTTTCATCATTTTTTTCATGGCTACGTAGTTTTTGATCACCTTGTTGACGTCCTCAACGGAAGTACCGCTTCCCCGGGCGATTCTCTTGCGTCTGCTGCCGTTGAGAACCCTGTAATCGAGACGCTCCTTCTTCGTCATGGAATCGATCACGGCCACCACCTTTGCCAGTTCGCCCTCATCGGCCCGGACATTCTTCAGCGCCTTGATCTTGCCGAGTCCCGGAATCATACCCAGGATATCCTGGAGAGGACCCATTTTTTTGATCTGGAGGATCTGTGTCTTCAAGTCATCGAGCGTGAAGGAGTCTTTCCTGAGTTTTCTTTCGAGTTCCCGTGCCTCCCGTTCGTCTATGGTCGTCTGGGCCTTTTCGACGAGCGTGAGGATGTCTCCCATGCCGAGAATGCGGGAGGCCATCCGCTCCGGGTGAAATACTTCGAGGGCATCGATTTTCTCGCCCACGCCCAGGAACTTGATCGGTTTTCCGGTCACTTTTTTCAGGGAAAGAGCCGCTCCTCCCCGGGCGTCGCCGTCAACCTTGGTGAGAATGACACCGTCGATCGCCAGTGTTTTGTTGAAGGAATCCGCTACGGAAACAGCTTCTTGGCCTGTCATGGCGTCGGCCACCAGGAGAATTTCAGCGGGGTTGACGGCGGCCTTTATGCGTATCAACTCTTCCATCAGGGGAGTGTCGATATGCAGCCTGCCCGCCGTGTCGATAATCAGAACGTCACAGCCTTCCGTCCGCGCGAATTCAAGGGCATTGACACATATTGCAACAGGGTCTTCCGATCGGGCTGATTCGAAGACGAGGGCACCGAGCCTGTTCCCCAGAATCGAGAGCTGTTCGATGGCGGCGGGGCGATAGACGTCGGCCGACACGAGGGCGACTTTCTTTCCATCCTTCTGAAGCAGGCGGCTCAGCTTGGCGGCCGTGGTCGTCTTGCCGCAGCCCTGGAGGCCGACCAGCATGATGGGAGCCGGGAGGCGCGATCCCAGTTTGAGGTAGGTGTTCCTGTCGCCCATCAGCTCAACGAGGCGGTCATGGACGATCCTGACGATCTGCTGTCCCGGCGTGATGCTCTCCAGTACTTCACGGCCGACGGCCAGTTGACGCACGTCTTCCACGAAGTCCTTGACGACCTTGAAATTTACATCAGCCTCGAGGAGGGCCATGCGGATGTCCCTGAGGGCGAGCTTGATGTTTTCTTCATCAAGCACACCATGGCCCTTGAGCTTCTTGAATATGGAGTCAAGTTTGTCTGTCAGGTTCTCAAACATGGTGAACGGTTTCCTTCACAAGCCGGTACAAAGCCGCTAATTTTTCAGAATGAGGCAGCTCAATCCCCTGACAGCCGCCTCGATTCTCTGCGCCTCCCCCTGAGCCGCTTCACGGGTGTCAAACCCTTCGATCCGCAGACGGAACCAGGTTCCCTGGCCCGGGGAGTCGCTTTCATGAATACGGGCGGTGCTGTTTATTTTCCCTAACCGGGACCGGAGTCTTTCCGCGCTTGCCCTGTCCCGGAAAGCCGCTACCTGGATCGTGTATGCTCCCGGCGCCGACGGCGCGACGGCCGTCACCGGTGAGTCAGCCCCGGCCGGCGGCGGCGTTCGAACCGGTGGAAGGTCCCTGGGGGACGGCATCGCGCCGACCGCATCATCTCCTTCTTTGGACAGCGTCTTGTAGAAGGTCAGCGGTACATCGTTTCGCGTCTCCGTCACGACCAGCACGGTCTCTTCACTTCCGCTGATCTTTTCCCTGATCGTCGACGGAATACCCCTGGCGATCTTTTCAGGATAGCTTTCGATGTTGCGGCCCACCAGGAGTCCCGAAATAAACGAGATAAGGAGCAGAAAAGAAATCCCCACCACGAGAATGGTGATGCCCAGCGCGCCGAAGCTCAATTCGAAAGATTTTTTCCTCCTCGCCGCTGCCATGGACATTCTCCTCGGGCTGTTCTGAAGGACGGGGTTCCGCGCGTACTACATTCGTTCGGGAGCGGTCACTCCCAGCAGTCTCAAGGCGTTTCCCAGAACCACCCCGATATTCTTGACAAGGAAAAGCCGAGCTCTGCTGAGATTCACATCCTCGCCGATAATACGGTTTCTATTGTAATAGCTGTGAAAGGCCGATGCAAGATCGTTGCTGTAAAAGGGGATGCGGTGGGGTTCCAGGCTGCGGGCGCTCCCCTCGACAACATCGGGGAACCGGTCGATAGTTTTTACGAGTTCCCGTTCTTCCTCCAGCGAGAGCAGTGCCAGGTCCACATCGTCATAGGAAGGGATGTCGAAGCCCCGCTCGCGGGCCGTCCTCATGACACTCGCGATGCGGGCGTGGGCGTACTGGACGTAATAGACGGGATTTTCATGTGACTGCCTCTTGGCGACTTCCAAATCGAAATCCAGGTGACTGTTGGACCGCCTCATCAGGAAGTTGTATCGCGCCGCGTCCCGGCCCACCTCGTCTATAACTTCCCTCAGGGTGACGAATTCCCCCGCCCGGGTCGACATGGCAACGGGAACACCATCCCGCAGGAGATTCACCAGCTGTACCAGGACCACCTGGAGGGCGGACCTGTCCTTGCCGATGGCCTGTATGCCCGCGTACATGCGAGGAATATAGCCGTGGTGGTCGGCGCCCCATACGTCGATGACCGTATCGAAGCCCCGATCATACTTGTTCTTGTGATAGCCGATATCGGCGGCGAAATAGGTCGGTTCACCCGTATCACGCACCACCACCCGGTCTTTGTCATCACCGAAATCGGTGGTCCTGAACCAGAGTGTGTCTCCTTCACGGTAGACGAAACCCCGTTCCTGAAGTTCCTCGATCAGCCGGGCCACGCCGTTGTTTTCATAGAGTTCTTTTTCACTGAAATAGCGATCAAAGGTGACGCCGAAAGCTGCCAGGTCTTCCCTGATACCGTCCATGATGGCGGCGCAGCCGTATTCCGTAAAAAACGCGACGGCCTCGTCAGGCTCGCTGTCCATGTGGCGCGCTCCGTCGCGATTCATGATTTCCCCGGCCAGGGTGATGATGTACTCGCCCTGGTAACAGTCGTCCGGGAAAGGTTCCTTGTCCCCGAAGAGTTCCCGGTATCGGTGGAAGATGGATTTTCCAAGAAGATCCATCTGGTTGCCCGCGTCATTGATGTAATATTCCCGGGACACGGAGTAGCCTGAAATCTCGAGAATGCGGGCGATGACATCTCCCGTCACGGCTCCCCGGGCATGGCCGATATGAAGGGGCCCCGTGGGATTGGCGCTGACGAATTCAACCTGGACGTTCTTTCCCGCCCCCAGGGAGGATTCACCGAAACGTTCCTTGAGGCGGTCGGGTTCCCGCAGAAGTTCCGGCCAGTAATCAGGCCGGATAAAAAAATTGATGAACCCCGGTCCCGCTATTTCGATGCGGTCGATTATGTCTTCCCGGTCATCGATCGCGTCGAGAATTGTCCGCGCCAGGGAACGGGGGTTGTTTTTCTGTATCGGAGCGAGGGTCATGGCCACGGTGGAGGCGAAATCTCCATGGGCCCCCTCCCGGGGCAGCTCCACTTCTATGGGGGGGAGGGGGCAGGGCGCCAGGTTCCCCCTGTCAACGCACCGGAGTATCGCGTCAAGAAGCAGTTTTACCAGTTTTTTTCTCATATCCCGTGGTCCGCCCGGGCACATAAAAAAGCAAAAGTTGGCGCCATGGCCAACCGCTGGTGTGCCCTGTAAATCAGCATTATAACCAAGGGGCTTATAATACGACGAACCTGTGCAAGTCAAGGAAATTGACTCGGTGCATGACAGTGCGTGTTGTATGCGTACCGCCCCGGATTGAGGCGGTTTCAGGTGGCGGTTCCGGGAGGCATCGAGCGTCGTAAGAACAAAGAGCCGTCCGAGATTACAGGCCGGAGTACCAATGCGGAAGAAGACCGCCTTGATGCCGAACTGACCACGGGGCATGGAGCCCCTAGATCAACGGAAATCGCGGATTTAGGGGCCTCTGTTCAGCAGGGTCGGTACAGGCTCAGCGGCCCGCGATGAATGCCAGGAACCATTCTCCGACAAAAAGGTAGGACAGCGCGCCGATGGACAGGAAAGGTCCGAAGGGAACGGCGTATTGAGAGTTTTTCCCTTTCCACGCCATGGCGACGATGCCGATGACGGCTCCCGACAGTGACGCGGCGAGAACGATGTATATAAGTGACTGCCAACCCAGGAAAGCGCCCATCATGGCCAGGAGATTTATATCCCCGCCGCCCATGCCTTCCCGGTCCGTGATCCATTCATAATAGACGGCGACGAAGTAAAGACAGCCGGCACCGATCATCACGCCCAGGAAGGCATCCAGAGCGCTCACCCCCAGAAAAAAAACGGCAGCCAGGAAACAGAGAGGAATCCCGGGCAGAGTTA
This genomic interval carries:
- the rpsP gene encoding 30S ribosomal protein S16 codes for the protein MAAKIRLTRMGTKKKPFYRIVVADGESPRDGKFIEIVGNYDPLKEPAVITIKEDRIADWLARGAKPTPTVSSLLKKKGFVAGQQASVTP
- a CDS encoding prepilin peptidase gives rise to the protein MSIFLPIFIFVMGASIGSFLNVCIFRIPEGKSIVLPASHCMACGAPLKLYDNIPIISYILLRGSCRHCGAGISPQYPAVEALTGIMALLLYFKYGVSWHFLFTFLFTASLVVVTVIDLRHQIIPHVITLPGIPLCFLAAVFFLGVSALDAFLGVMIGAGCLYFVAVYYEWITDREGMGGGDINLLAMMGAFLGWQSLIYIVLAASLSGAVIGIVAMAWKGKNSQYAVPFGPFLSIGALSYLFVGEWFLAFIAGR
- a CDS encoding KH domain-containing protein encodes the protein MKDLIKYIAQALVDHPDKVDVSEVVGEQTSVIELRVTKEDLGKVIGKQGKTAKAMRTILSAASSKLHKRSVLEIIE
- the ffh gene encoding signal recognition particle protein, whose protein sequence is MFENLTDKLDSIFKKLKGHGVLDEENIKLALRDIRMALLEADVNFKVVKDFVEDVRQLAVGREVLESITPGQQIVRIVHDRLVELMGDRNTYLKLGSRLPAPIMLVGLQGCGKTTTAAKLSRLLQKDGKKVALVSADVYRPAAIEQLSILGNRLGALVFESARSEDPVAICVNALEFARTEGCDVLIIDTAGRLHIDTPLMEELIRIKAAVNPAEILLVADAMTGQEAVSVADSFNKTLAIDGVILTKVDGDARGGAALSLKKVTGKPIKFLGVGEKIDALEVFHPERMASRILGMGDILTLVEKAQTTIDEREARELERKLRKDSFTLDDLKTQILQIKKMGPLQDILGMIPGLGKIKALKNVRADEGELAKVVAVIDSMTKKERLDYRVLNGSRRKRIARGSGTSVEDVNKVIKNYVAMKKMMKKLTKGGRKSLSRGNFPF
- a CDS encoding SPOR domain-containing protein, coding for MAAARRKKSFELSFGALGITILVVGISFLLLISFISGLLVGRNIESYPEKIARGIPSTIREKISGSEETVLVVTETRNDVPLTFYKTLSKEGDDAVGAMPSPRDLPPVRTPPPAGADSPVTAVAPSAPGAYTIQVAAFRDRASAERLRSRLGKINSTARIHESDSPGQGTWFRLRIEGFDTREAAQGEAQRIEAAVRGLSCLILKN
- the argS gene encoding arginine--tRNA ligase, whose translation is MRKKLVKLLLDAILRCVDRGNLAPCPLPPIEVELPREGAHGDFASTVAMTLAPIQKNNPRSLARTILDAIDDREDIIDRIEIAGPGFINFFIRPDYWPELLREPDRLKERFGESSLGAGKNVQVEFVSANPTGPLHIGHARGAVTGDVIARILEISGYSVSREYYINDAGNQMDLLGKSIFHRYRELFGDKEPFPDDCYQGEYIITLAGEIMNRDGARHMDSEPDEAVAFFTEYGCAAIMDGIREDLAAFGVTFDRYFSEKELYENNGVARLIEELQERGFVYREGDTLWFRTTDFGDDKDRVVVRDTGEPTYFAADIGYHKNKYDRGFDTVIDVWGADHHGYIPRMYAGIQAIGKDRSALQVVLVQLVNLLRDGVPVAMSTRAGEFVTLREVIDEVGRDAARYNFLMRRSNSHLDFDLEVAKRQSHENPVYYVQYAHARIASVMRTARERGFDIPSYDDVDLALLSLEEERELVKTIDRFPDVVEGSARSLEPHRIPFYSNDLASAFHSYYNRNRIIGEDVNLSRARLFLVKNIGVVLGNALRLLGVTAPERM
- the rimM gene encoding ribosome maturation factor RimM (Essential for efficient processing of 16S rRNA), producing the protein MKAVSYMESPGMLEDRQMVLIGTGDQGASPHRINSITLQGRNLILGFDGIDTIEAAEPLKGRLLYLSRQWLPPLEENEYYWKDIIGLNVMTDNERTLGVITGVLPTGSNDVYICRGDEGELLIPALEDVIVDIDIPKGIMIVNLPEEL